In Ignavibacteriales bacterium, the following are encoded in one genomic region:
- a CDS encoding T9SS type A sorting domain-containing protein produces MIKYILIILLLSNSLFAFDNGNQPSISTILNPDGTVKTGMNGTYNVEGFKMEYTHSGAPKFVSSDSPPPPPYWGTEFSPKGMNNTVSSLAVIGTDLYAGGIFDTAGGVPANSIAKWNGTTWSSLGSGMNGGVLSLAVIGTDLYAGGIFTTAGGVSVNFIAKWNGTTWSSLGSGMNLAVNSLTVIGTDLYAGGSFTTAGGVSANRIAKWNGSTWSSLGSGMNNTVRSLAVIGTDLYAGGDFTNAGGDPNADYIAKWNGSTWSSLGSGMDDRVRALAVIGTDLYAGGQFTTAGGVSAIRIAKWNGASWSSLGSGMNNWVWSLAVIGTDLYAGGDFTTAGGVSANRIAKWNGSTWSALGSGMNNIVWSLAVIGTDLYAGGDFTTAGGVSAIRIAKWNGTSLSSLGSGMSNRVWSLAVMGTDLYAGGQFTTAGGVSANRIAKWNGTSWSALGSGMNTAVRSLAVIGTDLYAGGQFTTAGGVTVNRIAKWNGTTWSSLGSGMNNWVNSLAVIGTDLYAGGDFTTAGGVSASHIAKWNGSTWSALGSGMIGGSVLSLAVMGTDLYAGGWFTTAGGVSANRIAKWNGTTWSSLGSGMNSDVFSLAVMGTDLYAGGDFTMAGGVSASHIAKWNGTTWSALGSGINSFFSDVNSLAVIGTDLYAGGNFTMVGGVSSNRIAKWNGTTWSSLGSGLNDDVNSLAVIGTDLYAGGIFDTAGGNPSHYIARWHDDSLITGIIENPAYIPDKYSLYQNYPNPFNPTTMIKFDIPKSGFVSLKVYDITGREITTLVNDVLEPSAYEVSWDGSQFSSGVYFFKIIAGDFVKVQKMMLLK; encoded by the coding sequence GTGATTAAATACATACTGATCATTTTACTGTTATCAAATTCATTGTTTGCATTTGACAATGGTAACCAGCCATCTATCTCAACAATACTCAATCCTGACGGAACCGTAAAGACGGGAATGAACGGAACTTATAATGTTGAAGGATTTAAAATGGAGTACACACATAGTGGAGCTCCAAAATTTGTATCCTCAGATTCTCCGCCTCCTCCGCCCTACTGGGGTACAGAGTTCTCTCCGAAAGGGATGAACAATACTGTATCATCATTAGCAGTAATAGGTACAGACCTGTATGCAGGAGGAATTTTTGACACGGCAGGAGGAGTACCAGCTAACAGTATAGCCAAATGGAACGGTACAACCTGGTCATCGCTCGGATCAGGGATGAATGGTGGTGTGCTTTCATTAGCAGTGATTGGCACAGACCTGTATGCAGGAGGAATTTTTACAACGGCCGGAGGAGTATCTGTTAACTTCATTGCCAAATGGAACGGTACAACCTGGTCATCACTCGGATCAGGAATGAATCTTGCAGTAAATTCATTAACAGTAATAGGTACAGACCTGTATGCGGGTGGTAGTTTTACAACGGCAGGTGGAGTATCTGCTAACCGTATAGCCAAATGGAATGGTAGTACCTGGTCATCACTCGGATCAGGTATGAACAATACTGTAAGGTCGTTAGCTGTAATAGGTACAGACCTTTATGCCGGAGGTGATTTTACAAATGCAGGAGGTGATCCAAATGCAGACTATATAGCCAAATGGAATGGTAGTACATGGTCATCACTCGGATCAGGGATGGATGATAGAGTAAGAGCATTAGCCGTAATAGGTACCGACCTGTATGCAGGAGGACAATTTACCACGGCAGGTGGAGTATCTGCTATCCGAATTGCCAAATGGAACGGCGCTTCCTGGTCATCACTCGGATCAGGGATGAATAATTGGGTATGGTCATTAGCGGTAATAGGTACAGACCTGTATGCCGGAGGTGATTTTACAACGGCAGGAGGAGTATCTGCTAACCGTATAGCCAAATGGAACGGTAGTACCTGGTCAGCTCTCGGATCAGGTATGAACAATATTGTATGGTCATTAGCGGTAATAGGTACAGACCTGTATGCCGGAGGTGATTTTACAACGGCAGGTGGAGTATCTGCTATCCGTATAGCCAAATGGAACGGTACTTCCTTGTCATCGCTCGGATCAGGGATGAGTAATAGAGTATGGTCATTAGCAGTAATGGGTACAGACCTTTATGCAGGAGGACAATTTACGACGGCCGGAGGAGTATCAGCTAACCGTATAGCTAAATGGAACGGCACTTCCTGGTCAGCTCTCGGATCAGGGATGAATACTGCTGTAAGATCACTAGCAGTGATTGGCACAGACCTGTATGCCGGAGGACAATTTACAACGGCAGGAGGAGTAACTGTTAACCGTATTGCCAAATGGAACGGCACAACCTGGTCATCTCTCGGATCAGGGATGAATAATTGGGTAAATTCATTAGCAGTAATAGGTACAGACTTATATGCAGGAGGTGATTTTACAACAGCAGGAGGAGTATCAGCTAGCCATATAGCCAAATGGAACGGCAGTACCTGGTCAGCTCTCGGCTCAGGGATGATTGGTGGTAGTGTATTGTCGTTAGCAGTAATGGGTACCGACCTGTATGCAGGAGGATGGTTTACGACGGCAGGAGGAGTATCTGCTAACCGTATTGCCAAATGGAACGGCACAACCTGGTCATCTCTCGGATCAGGGATGAATAGTGATGTATTTTCATTAGCAGTAATGGGTACAGACTTATATGCAGGAGGTGACTTTACAATGGCTGGAGGAGTATCAGCTAGCCATATAGCCAAATGGAACGGTACAACCTGGTCAGCTCTCGGATCAGGGATAAATAGTTTTTTTAGTGATGTAAATTCATTAGCAGTAATAGGTACAGACCTGTATGCCGGAGGTAATTTTACAATGGTAGGAGGAGTATCATCTAACCGTATTGCCAAATGGAACGGTACAACCTGGTCATCTCTCGGATCAGGATTGAATGATGATGTAAATTCATTAGCAGTAATAGGTACAGACCTGTATGCCGGAGGAATTTTTGACACGGCAGGAGGAAATCCTTCACACTATATTGCCCGCTGGCATGACGACTCTCTAATAACAGGCATTATTGAAAACCCTGCGTATATTCCGGATAAGTATTCTCTTTACCAGAACTATCCAAACCCGTTTAACCCGACAACTATGATCAAATTCGATATACCTAAATCCGGGTTTGTATCATTAAAAGTATATGATATTACCGGCAGGGAAATAACAACCCTGGTAAACGATGTATTGGAGCCGTCCGCATATGAAGTAAGTTGGGATGGTTCACAATTTTCCAGCGGGGTATACTTTTTCAAAATTATAGCCGGAGATTTTGTGAAGGTGCAAAAAATGATGCTATTGAAGTAG